CTAGAAATGGAAACAGCTATATATTCTCCATAAAACGTAGTGGAGGAGGTCATTTTGGATGTCTACAATTTATAGGGAGTCGACTCTCGAAAATATAGTTTTAGAGGGTATTGAGTTTGCTGATACTTTATCCATAAATATGAAGGCTTTGGGTCTTTTTCAGTtatatagatatgtgtgtgtgtgtgtgtgtgtgtgaatgtttgtgtatatatgtattggTGTTTGTGTATGGATTCAATAATGTTGATGAATCAGCTCTAAAAACTGGAAATCTGTATCCCTAACTAACTGTTTAGCTATCCTATTTTTCATGTCAATCCATAATTTTGGGGTGGTTTTCAGTTGTTTCGGTACCTAGTTTGCACCTGTGATAATTTTCAGGTGCATCAATGATCATATAGAAGTTTTTGTGATCTGAGCATACTTTTGGTGCATGCTGGTGCTGCTGGATCTGTCTTTTGCATATGCCCTTTCAGTTGGTGTTTGTCTTATCCTTTTCCACAGTTTTAAGCATGTATAGATAACCTATCCAGTTTTAATCGGTTTTTTCTTCTAGTGTCGTGCAGTTCGATTGCTGTTTTCCTTGAGCATTATTGTCCCTGAGAACATCTAACTGATGGTCTAAGTTGTGCCATATGTTTTGGTATCGTTTTTCAGTAGGCTCTGTCTCATTGAGTGAGTATAAGAGATGGGAGAAAGCTGCAATAGCTGGGGTGTCTTTGGTTGCTGATGCTGCTGTACACTTGGAGCGCACCAGTAATGGTTTTCCCTCTGATCGACTTCTGGATGGGATGCACAGCATGACATTTTCCTGTTCCGAGGGTAAGCTCTTGAACAAGATGAGCTACTTTGGATACAATGGCAAGCTGTGGCCTGAATTTGTGTTATGTTACTCAGGAAACAGGAATATTCAAGTTCAAAACACAGATATGCATCTGCTACCCTCTGGATCAGCCAAAATAAGATCACCTGATGGGATCATCGAATCTGGTATCTTACAGAGACAAATGGGGAATCCGTCTGAACCGGCGCAAAGTACCAGGCTGTTGTCAAAAGACCCTAAACTAAAATTGCAGCTATTCCCTATAGATGACTATACAAGGAAAGCAATGGAGAAGGTAACAGAATTGGAAAAATGACTGGATTTCTATAAATTTGTTGAATTGGGCTCTTCTATATTCAATTATTTTTGCATATCCTGTAGGATGACCACAATCCACACCTAGAACTCACTGTTGGGGCTAGAAAGAAGATATCCTCAATAATAGAACATTTGAATCGAAAATGGGGCAACGCAAGTGTAGCTTCAGGAGAGCTTGCTCTCTTCCCATATGCTGCTTACCAAGAACATATTGTTGGTCATCATAGCTGGACTTTGAGGGACTCATTCCTTAGTGCTGCAGATGTGTATGAAGCTGTAGGAAGGCCTGCTGTTTTTCGTTTAAGGTTTGTGTTCATTGGCATTGTGTACTTGAGAATCATTTTTCTCATCCATCTTTCTGTTAAAATTCACTTGGCTATCAGACTAACTTTGATCTTTCTCTTTTAAGGTATGGCTGGTTTTCTAGCACAGGGCCTGGTCTTAGATCCTCTGGGCAGTCATTTTGTCATTCGGGTGTATGCTTCCATTCTAACAAGGAAAATCTGTCCATGGAGAGAAACTGTACTTCTGCGAACAATCTGCCTCCTTCTGTTAATCAGGACGCTGAAGCCTTGAAGGAAAGTGGCTCAACTGTTGCAAATACAAACCAAACAAGTAGTGTTCATTCTAGTGAAGCAAGTCCTGACAAATCAGATGTTTGTCATGCCTCCAAGAACCATGACGTTTCAAGTAGCTGCTCAATTGACAAAGACAAGCATCCCATAGACATTATATCCTTGAAGAGCAACCTTCAGACAACATCAGAGAATCAGTCAACCCCTTGGCTTGGTGAAGACAGCACTGATGGATTTCTCCGGAATCTCTTTCAGAATGCGGTAGGATATCTCTCTACCTTCTGTTATAATTCTGTTGCAAGTGTTCTGATATCTGGTTTCCCTCAAACTGTCATTCAGGATAACATGCAGACAGGGGGCGGAGCTTCTTTGGCAACTGTTGAGTGGGCTGACAGCCTCACCAATTACAGTGTGGGTGATTTTCTAAATGAAGCATCCAATGTTGCAGATGGTGTTATGGTAGAAAGTGCTGTTGCCGGCAGTGCTTGTCTTGAGCAGACACCGTTCTGTTCTGATTCATTTGATGCAGCAATAGCAGCACATGTATCCCGTCATCAAAATGCAATCAGTGTGTCAGCCAATGTTTGGCATCCATCTATTTGGAATGCAGATGATACACGtgatgcattttcttttcagaagaaCAATCGTTCACAAGAGAATGCAATAGGGTTGTCTAGAGATGCTTCAAGCGAGAAACCTGTCCAAAATATCTTTCCAAATTCAACTGGAGATGCTAAATTGGTTGAGGTATGTGTTCTTACTGAGGTTTGAGACACGTCAAATTGAGATTCATGTTTGCCATGAATGGATTTAGGAATGGGATACGTCTTACAGTTGAGAACAAGTTAACAGTATATGATAATTAGACAGATTGATTATTATGTCTTCTACTGTATGACCTATCCACGGATCAatatatcatttattttttatttgtgaaaTGGATTTTTTCTAGGCACCCACTTTTTCATATGGATTTTCTGGTTGGTTTTGCACCTAAAAAGGTTATGCTATCTTCTACATAcattttgctttaaaaaaagCAACCGATAGATGGAAAATTGAAGAGGCTTATTGTTGTGACTGACACTAGGAAAGTTCCACTCTTTTGCCCGGAATTGCTTTAGATGTTTAATGGCAGACCCAGGCCCATTGGTGTGAAAGTTGTTTCGGATGGGTATGTGTACGGTAAGTTGGGGGGCTCATGGCAAACTTATATTTTTTCCTAGTTGTCTTGGAAAATTGttcttttagaaaagaaaagttctGGAGGTTTGCATGCCATCTGAAGTTGGACTTGAGGGCTCATAGCAGACTTGAATTTCTTTCTACTTGTCTTGGAAATTTGATCTTTTAGAAAAGAATTCTGGGGTAGCATCATCATAAAAAGTATTTAACTTTCACGATAGGCAAATCATGCCATCTTTCTCCATCTGTATACTGAATATTTCTGTGGTCTCATTTGGTCCCAAGCATCATCTCTGCAGCTTATTAGCTTCTAACTGAAGTTTTCCTGTCTTTGATCTTTGTTTAGCAGGAATTTGGTGAAGCTGAAGACCCTTCCGAAGATATTGAAGCTGATTCGGAGACCATGAAACAAGTCCAAGCGAATGAAAGGAGCTGTGGCATCTCCGACATTTATTGGGTTAGTACCTTTCTAAACAATTTTAACAAATGAGTTGACCTGCAGGGCATTTGATAGCTCCTTCGCCTACTCGGCTCATCAtgtgtgtttgtttgtttgtgcaGCCTGATTCGTTAGGATGTATGATAGAGTTCGGCTTCTCTTCCTCGAGGTTTCAGAGCCAGTGTTTATTGAACGCCGACAGTGTGAGTAGCCTCAATGGCCTCATCGCTAGCAGTCTAGATGCATTTCAGAACTGTTCCTTTTTTGGCACGGAGAAAAAGGCCACGCCATGTGAAGGTGCGCAGAGTCAAATGCCTAACAGCGTAGCATTGGGAAAGCCTGTAATATTAGATCAAAGTATATCAAAGATTTCTGAGAACCCTGGGAATAAGTTGGTTGATGCAATTTCCCTGGGGACCTGATCGGCGAGGAAGCCTTTTTATTTCCAGCTTTTTCAGGTGTAGAGATAACACAGTAACTTCAGTTCTGACCATGCCCGTCCGTGCACGTATGACATGGTCACTTAGTCTCTgggaaaaagggaagaaatgtTTTTGTTCCCTCGAAAATGTACAAATCAGCGTGTTTAAGaaccaaaaatttaaattgaagaaaacatGTTGGAAGCTGTAACGACGAGAATATTCGAGTTCAACAGTTTCTTGAATCGGCCCAGCTTCTTTGTTTTCGATGCgtgctaattttttttataaatcacCCCTCCATAAAATATTGTCCTTTGCATTGTTGGCTTTTTCTCCTCCTCATAAGGCAGTGTTATCATTTGTTATAAATTTACGGAAGGTGGTCTTTGCCGGCCTGATTCTACCGCTTGTAATTCCATCTTTCAAGACTAACAAGTTCTTGTCAACGTCGTTAaattatgtaaatattttttattttatagtcGATCATCTTGTAACTGCTATGGTTTTAGTACGTAATTTTTCGTGTTTCTAGCGCCAAGGGTTGGTTGTGGTTGGCAGGCCTTTGGGTGTCAGGACAACAGTTGGAATTCAAATCACTCTTTTACGTAGGTCGAAGCAAAGTGTACGCCTCGAGGAGGGGTTTACTACCAATGTGGTTGTTGAAGTTCGCCTAGTCTCACATATACCGTGCCGTAACAACCAATGTGTTTGTCATGGTGACCAGGAAATCTACTTTCATGTGTTAAGCTTTGCTTGTTTGTGGCTTTCAGCACTTTGCTCATTCGCTTGCAACCATGCAGttcattttctctcttatcCAAGGGTATTTTTGAGAAGGAATGGTAGATTTCCCTGACACACGCACAACGCATTAAGTGAAATAGGATTCTTAATATAATACCATATAGTTGACAAACAAAATCGATAATCTACACAAGATCATTTTCAGGACTCACAGGAGAGACTCAATCTCCTTTGCTCAATGATTTGACATTCATAGTTCCCTTCTTTACGGTCCCTGTTTTCCTGTTCTGGGAACCATCGTCTTCTCAGCCTCAGGAGACACCAGATCTGCATTCGGGAGTTCAAGCCAAAGCTGTAAACGAAATTGCACCAATCTCATGGATTACTTGTTCCGGATCGTTGATGTTCTGTCTTGATTAGCTATACACGTGCAAAAAATGACATACGCAGATTGACAACCCAGAAGCGACATCATTAGAACTGACTTCGGGTTTCACCGATTTGCTCTTTACGCATGTTCCCTTTCAAATTCCAAGATGCATCTGGAGAAGGGAGACTGAAATCATCGGGTTTTAAAGCCACAGGAAAGTCCGGCAACGGAGGTGCCTTCTCTGTGAAACTGCAGAGTACCACATTGTTTCATGTCAGAGAAAGAGGCAATTTAACAGTTACATATAATAATTGCCATGAATGCGTTTTATCATAAGATGGGCCCCAAACAGGATTACACGGAATTTGCAAGAAAGAAACCATGCTCAAAGATGTATACTTTCTTACTTTTCGTGGCCACTATGGAGCTCATTGTTGGTACGAGCCCTGCAGGAAGCATCTTTTGGTATCCGCTCGTATAGATACTTCGTAGCCCCCCAGAGAGGTGGATTCCTGCTAATACAATATAAGGTAAATGGAAATTTAGcgcaataaaaataatataaccACTTTACACTTGATACCATCGAAACCAAAATTTTCCcacaaaaaggaggaaaactAAGATAAATTTGCGAAGGATGGACAGTGATCAGGAATGCCAGCTGACACTGGGCAAGGATGAAGGTGAAGGTAGCAGAGATCTTTTCTTTCAatgttcttaaattttctttagaTAGCAAAAAGGACAGCCACATTTTTCAAGATTAAATCCTCTGAAATATAAGAAGTAATGGTTAAGAATTTACTTTTTAACGTCAGTCTGACAGTACACATTGTCTACATGAATCAGAAGACACGCAAATCTGACTCATAAACTGCTTTAATCAAATGAAGATTGAAAAATGCTGACTACCTTGATTGAGGAGGAGCCATGGAAAACTGCTCGGAGGCCTTTTTACTTTCATTGAGAAACTCTTCAGCTGCTTGTAGTGCAGCGACTGCCATAGCATGAGACTTCTCCGTGTTTGTCTCATCAAGAATTAGTCCATGGAAATAGTAGGCAGCAGCCTGTAAATATAGCAGTCCGATAAATTAGTATGCGTCAGTGTAAAAGGTGACACAAAGTCAAAAACTACTAAAATATGTGATGAGCTAAGAAGATCGATGACAGCTAAAAACAGTATTTAATATTTACCGTAAGGTTCCATGAACAGTCGACGTGTTGAAATTGCTATTCAAAATACTAATGTTAGAAAACTTTTCTCTATGTTATGACACACAGTGGAAGTACACAAAAAATAATAGCTCAATAGATACA
This window of the Nymphaea colorata isolate Beijing-Zhang1983 chromosome 2, ASM883128v2, whole genome shotgun sequence genome carries:
- the LOC116248992 gene encoding TSL-kinase interacting protein 1 isoform X1, which gives rise to MEVLLSKLLPICNTLYPEFCHPYWSSDRNHSWACYVISMQPELQTTSSIGAAASIPLSQDVITGIDANANLPCSPPAKDDIPSTQTPVKKPTRQWAAWTRQEEESFFNALRQVGKNFEKITSRVQSKNKDQVRHYYYRLIKRINKLLGPAFTLDAKNSKDANAAMLRWWSLLEKHSCSASKLHLKPRRFKTFVTALEHQLLKDRKKTKRKASQAEQISAAPLVTVSLPSKTPGTGNETRGQKVVTLESHIAQKAGTGRGNSLKRQLMTSTGGCKDEIATVKATRQRRKAGVGSVSLSEYKRWEKAAIAGVSLVADAAVHLERTSNGFPSDRLLDGMHSMTFSCSEGNRNIQVQNTDMHLLPSGSAKIRSPDGIIESGILQRQMGNPSEPAQSTRLLSKDPKLKLQLFPIDDYTRKAMEKDDHNPHLELTVGARKKISSIIEHLNRKWGNASVASGELALFPYAAYQEHIVGHHSWTLRDSFLSAADVYEAVGRPAVFRLRYGWFSSTGPGLRSSGQSFCHSGVCFHSNKENLSMERNCTSANNLPPSVNQDAEALKESGSTVANTNQTSSVHSSEASPDKSDVCHASKNHDVSSSCSIDKDKHPIDIISLKSNLQTTSENQSTPWLGEDSTDGFLRNLFQNADNMQTGGGASLATVEWADSLTNYSVGDFLNEASNVADGVMVESAVAGSACLEQTPFCSDSFDAAIAAHVSRHQNAISVSANVWHPSIWNADDTRDAFSFQKNNRSQENAIGLSRDASSEKPVQNIFPNSTGDAKLVEQEFGEAEDPSEDIEADSETMKQVQANERSCGISDIYWPDSLGCMIEFGFSSSRFQSQCLLNADSVSSLNGLIASSLDAFQNCSFFGTEKKATPCEGAQSQMPNSVALGKPVILDQSISKISENPGNKLVDAISLGT
- the LOC116248992 gene encoding TSL-kinase interacting protein 1 isoform X3, which translates into the protein MEVLLSKLLPICNTLYPEFCHPYWSSDRNHSWACYVISMQPELQTTSSIGAAASIPLSQDVITGIDANANLPCSPPAKDDIPSTQTPVKKPTRQWAAWTRQEEESFFNALRQVGKNFEKITSRVQSKNKDQVRHYYYRLIKRINKLLGPAFTLDAKNSKDANAAMLRWWSLLEKHSCSASKLHLKPRRFKTFVTALEHQLLKDRKKTKRKASQAEQISAAPLVTVSLPSKTPGTGNETRGQKVVTLESHIAQKAGTGRGNSLKRQLMTSTGGCKDEIATVKATRQRRKAGVGSVSLSEYKRWEKAAIAGVSLVADAAVHLERTSNGFPSDRLLDGMHSMTFSCSEGNRNIQVQNTDMHLLPSGSAKIRSPDGIIESGILQRQMGNPSEPAQSTRLLSKDPKLKLQLFPIDDYTRKAMEKDDHNPHLELTVGARKKISSIIEHLNRKWGNASVASGELALFPYAAYQEHIVGHHSWTLRDSFLSAADVYEAVGRPAVFRLRYGWFSSTGPGLRSSGQSFCHSGVCFHSNKENLSMERNCTSANNLPPSVNQDAEALKESGSTVANTNQTSSVHSSEASPDKSDVCHASKNHDVSSSCSIDKDKHPIDIISLKSNLQTTSENQSTPWLGEDSTDGFLRNLFQNADNMQTGGGASLATVEWADSLTNYSVGDFLNEASNVADGVMVESAVAGSACLEQTPFCSDSFDAAIAAHVSRHQNAISVSANVWHPSIWNADDTRDAFSFQKNNRSQENAIGLSRDASSEKPVQNIFPNSTGDAKLVEEFGEAEDPSEDIEADSETMKQVQANERSCGISDIYWPDSLGCMIEFGFSSSRFQSQCLLNADSVSSLNGLIASSLDAFQNCSFFGTEKKATPCEGAQSQMPNSVALGKPVILDQSISKISENPGNKLVDAISLGT
- the LOC116248992 gene encoding TSL-kinase interacting protein 1 isoform X5 gives rise to the protein MQPELQTTSSIGAAASIPLSQDVITGIDANANLPCSPPAKDDIPSTQTPVKKPTRQWAAWTRQEEESFFNALRQVGKNFEKITSRVQSKNKDQVRHYYYRLIKRINKLLGPAFTLDAKNSKDANAAMLRWWSLLEKHSCSASKLHLKPRRFKTFVTALEHQLLKDRKKTKRKASQAEQISAAPLVTVSLPSKTPGTGNETRGQKVVTLESHIAQKAGTGRGNSLKRQLMTSTGGCKDEIATVKATRQRRKAGVGSVSLSEYKRWEKAAIAGVSLVADAAVHLERTSNGFPSDRLLDGMHSMTFSCSEGNRNIQVQNTDMHLLPSGSAKIRSPDGIIESGILQRQMGNPSEPAQSTRLLSKDPKLKLQLFPIDDYTRKAMEKDDHNPHLELTVGARKKISSIIEHLNRKWGNASVASGELALFPYAAYQEHIVGHHSWTLRDSFLSAADVYEAVGRPAVFRLRYGWFSSTGPGLRSSGQSFCHSGVCFHSNKENLSMERNCTSANNLPPSVNQDAEALKESGSTVANTNQTSSVHSSEASPDKSDVCHASKNHDVSSSCSIDKDKHPIDIISLKSNLQTTSENQSTPWLGEDSTDGFLRNLFQNADNMQTGGGASLATVEWADSLTNYSVGDFLNEASNVADGVMVESAVAGSACLEQTPFCSDSFDAAIAAHVSRHQNAISVSANVWHPSIWNADDTRDAFSFQKNNRSQENAIGLSRDASSEKPVQNIFPNSTGDAKLVEQEFGEAEDPSEDIEADSETMKQVQANERSCGISDIYWPDSLGCMIEFGFSSSRFQSQCLLNADSVSSLNGLIASSLDAFQNCSFFGTEKKATPCEGAQSQMPNSVALGKPVILDQSISKISENPGNKLVDAISLGT
- the LOC116248992 gene encoding TSL-kinase interacting protein 1 isoform X4 gives rise to the protein MHKLLDPEFCHPYWSSDRNHSWACYVISMQPELQTTSSIGAAASIPLSQDVITGIDANANLPCSPPAKDDIPSTQTPVKKPTRQWAAWTRQEEESFFNALRQVGKNFEKITSRVQSKNKDQVRHYYYRLIKRINKLLGPAFTLDAKNSKDANAAMLRWWSLLEKHSCSASKLHLKPRRFKTFVTALEHQLLKDRKKTKRKASQAEQISAAPLVTVSLPSKTPGTGNETRGQKVVTLESHIAQKAGTGRGNSLKRQLMTSTGGCKDEIATVKATRQRRKAGVGSVSLSEYKRWEKAAIAGVSLVADAAVHLERTSNGFPSDRLLDGMHSMTFSCSEGNRNIQVQNTDMHLLPSGSAKIRSPDGIIESGILQRQMGNPSEPAQSTRLLSKDPKLKLQLFPIDDYTRKAMEKDDHNPHLELTVGARKKISSIIEHLNRKWGNASVASGELALFPYAAYQEHIVGHHSWTLRDSFLSAADVYEAVGRPAVFRLRYGWFSSTGPGLRSSGQSFCHSGVCFHSNKENLSMERNCTSANNLPPSVNQDAEALKESGSTVANTNQTSSVHSSEASPDKSDVCHASKNHDVSSSCSIDKDKHPIDIISLKSNLQTTSENQSTPWLGEDSTDGFLRNLFQNADNMQTGGGASLATVEWADSLTNYSVGDFLNEASNVADGVMVESAVAGSACLEQTPFCSDSFDAAIAAHVSRHQNAISVSANVWHPSIWNADDTRDAFSFQKNNRSQENAIGLSRDASSEKPVQNIFPNSTGDAKLVEQEFGEAEDPSEDIEADSETMKQVQANERSCGISDIYWPDSLGCMIEFGFSSSRFQSQCLLNADSVSSLNGLIASSLDAFQNCSFFGTEKKATPCEGAQSQMPNSVALGKPVILDQSISKISENPGNKLVDAISLGT
- the LOC116248992 gene encoding TSL-kinase interacting protein 1 isoform X2 → MEVLLSKLLPICNTLYPEFCHPYWSSDRNHSWACYVISMQPELQTTSSIGAAASIPLSQDVITGIDANANLPCSPPAKDDIPSTQTPVKKPTRQWAAWTRQEEESFFNALRQVGKNFEKITSRVQSKNKDQVRHYYYRLIKRINKLLGPAFTLDAKNSKDANAAMLRWWSLLEKHSCSASKLHLKPRRFKTFVTALEHQLLKDRKKTKRKASQAEQISAAPLVTVSLPSKTPGTGNETRGQKVVTLESHIAQKAGTGRGNSLKRQLMTSTGGCKDEIATVKATRQRRKAGGSVSLSEYKRWEKAAIAGVSLVADAAVHLERTSNGFPSDRLLDGMHSMTFSCSEGNRNIQVQNTDMHLLPSGSAKIRSPDGIIESGILQRQMGNPSEPAQSTRLLSKDPKLKLQLFPIDDYTRKAMEKDDHNPHLELTVGARKKISSIIEHLNRKWGNASVASGELALFPYAAYQEHIVGHHSWTLRDSFLSAADVYEAVGRPAVFRLRYGWFSSTGPGLRSSGQSFCHSGVCFHSNKENLSMERNCTSANNLPPSVNQDAEALKESGSTVANTNQTSSVHSSEASPDKSDVCHASKNHDVSSSCSIDKDKHPIDIISLKSNLQTTSENQSTPWLGEDSTDGFLRNLFQNADNMQTGGGASLATVEWADSLTNYSVGDFLNEASNVADGVMVESAVAGSACLEQTPFCSDSFDAAIAAHVSRHQNAISVSANVWHPSIWNADDTRDAFSFQKNNRSQENAIGLSRDASSEKPVQNIFPNSTGDAKLVEQEFGEAEDPSEDIEADSETMKQVQANERSCGISDIYWPDSLGCMIEFGFSSSRFQSQCLLNADSVSSLNGLIASSLDAFQNCSFFGTEKKATPCEGAQSQMPNSVALGKPVILDQSISKISENPGNKLVDAISLGT